GAGGTGGAGGCCGACATCTTCTCCGACGGCCACGATGTCGTGCGCGCCTCGCTCCTGTGGCGCACGGCCGGGGAGAGCCAATGGCACGAGGTTCCCCTGACCTATGTCATCAATGACCGGTGGCGGGGCTCTTTCACGGTAAAAGAGCTTGCGCGGCATTATTACAGCATCCAGGCCTGGGTGGACCACACCGGCACCTGGTTTGAAGACATCCGCAAGAAGCAGCGGGCCGGGCAGGACATCAGGGTGGACCTCCTGGCCGGGGCGCGTCTTCTGGAGGAGGCCGCAGGAAGGGCCTCCGGCGAGGACGCCCGCACCCTTGGGGAGCACGCCCGATTCCTGAGGGACCACACCGACCCTGAGCGCGCCGTGGCCACCGCCCTCAGCGAGGAGGCCAGGGCCCTGGCCGAGAAGTATCCCGATAAGCGCTGGGCCTCGCTTTACGACAAGGAGCTTCCGGTGGAGGTGGACAGGAGAAAGGCCCTAGTCAGTGCGTGGTACGAGTTTTTCCCCCGCTCCTGCCCGGACACGGGGCACGCCCGCTTTGAGGACTGCGAGGCCCTCCTCCCCGAAATAGCCCGCATGGGGTTCGACATCATCTACCTGCCACCGGTGCACCCCATCGGAAAGAGCAAAAGAAAGGGGAAGAACAACGTACCGCTGGCCCAGTCCGGAGATCCCGGGAGCCCCTGGGCCATCGGCTCGGAGGAAGGGGGGCACAAGGACATAAACCCGGCCCTGGGCACGCTGGATGACTTCCGGCGTTTCGTGGAGAAAACCCGCCAGTACGGCCTTGAAGTGGCCATGGACCTTGCCTTTCAGTGCTCTCCGGACCACCCGTACGTCCGCGAGCACCCGGAGTGGTTCACATGGAGGCCGGACGGCTCTGTGCAGCACGCCGAGAACCCGCCGAAGAAGTACGAGGACATCATCCCCCTGAACTTCGAGAGCGAGAACTGGGAGGCTCTGTGGGAGGAGCTCAGAAGCGTCCTCCTGCACTGGGTCGGGCAGGGCATACGCATCTTCCGCGTGGATAACCCCCACACCAAGCCCTTCGGGTTCTGGCGATGGCTCATCGAGGACGTCAAGAAACGGTACCCGGAGACCATCTTCCTCTCGGAGGCGTTCACCCGCCCGAAGGTCATGTACCTCCTGGCCAAGATAGGCTTCACCCAGTCCTATACGTATTTCACCTGGCGGAACACGAGGGGCGAGATCGTGCAGTACCTCACCGACCTCACCCGCACCGAGGTCCGGGAGTTCCTCCGTCCGAACTTCTGGACGAACACTCCCGACATCCTTCCGGAAATCCTCCAGTACGGGGGCAGGTCGGCCTTCCTCATGCGGCTCGTCCTGGCGGCCACGCTGTCGTCCAGTTACGGCGTCTACGGGCCGCCCTTCGAGCTGACCGTCTCGGAGGCCATGCCGGGAAAGGAGGAGTACTTGGACTCCGAGAAGTACATGGTCAAGAAATGGGACTGGGACGCCCCGGGCAACATCAAGGATTTCATCGCCCAGATAAACCGCATCCGGCGGGACAACCCCGCGCTTCAGAGCACGCACAATGTCAGCTTCCACGAGACGGACAACGAGAAGCTCATCTTCTACATGAAGGTCGACGAGGAGATGACAAACATCCTGCTCATCGTCGTGAACCTCGACCCCTACAACGCCCAGAGCGGCAGAATCAGGGTGCCGGCCACGGAGCTCGAGCTCAGGCCCGAAAACCCCTACCTGGTGCACGACCTCATCAGCGACGAGAAGTACATCTGGTACGGGGAATGGAATTTCGTCCGGCTTGACCCCCGGCGCTCTCCCGCGCACATCTTCCGGGTGCTGAGGAGGCTCAGGAGGGAAGCGGACTTCGATTACTTCATGTGAAGGAGGCGCATGGTCAGGGACAACCCCCTGGAGGACGACCCCCTCTGGTACAAGGACGCCGTCATCTACGAGGTCCACGTGCGGACCTTCGCCGACAGCGACGGCGATGGCATCGGGGACTTCAGGGGCCTCATCGAGAAACTGGACTACCTGGCGGACCTGGGGGTGACGGCCGTCTGGCTTCTGCCCTTTTACCCCTCGCCCCTCAAGGACGACGGCTACGACATCGCGGATTACTTCTCCGTGCACCCTGCCTACGGGACGCTCAGGGATTTCAAGGACTTCCTCAAGGAGGCCCACCAGCGGGGGATGCGCATCATCACCGAGCTGGTGCTCAACCACACCTCGGACCAGCACCCCTGGTTCCAGAGGGCCAGGGCCTCCAAACCGGGCTCCCGCTGGCGGGACTTCTACGTCTGGAGCGACACCTCCGAGCGCTATCAGGACGCGCGCATCATCTTCAAGGACTTCGAGCCCTCCAACTGGTCCTGGGACCGCGTGGCGAAGGCCTATTACTGGCACAGGTTCTACTCCCACCAGCCGGACCTGAACTTCCGGAGCCCCCACACGGAACGGGCCGTCTTCAGGGTGCTGGACTTCTGGCTCGGGATGGGCGTGGACGGCCTGAGGCTCGACGCCGTCCCCTACCTCTTCGAGCGGGAGGGCACCAACTGCGAGAACCTGCCCGAGACGTACGAGTTTCTGAGGAAGCTCCGGGCGTACGTCG
This sequence is a window from Nitrospirota bacterium. Protein-coding genes within it:
- a CDS encoding alpha-1,4-glucan--maltose-1-phosphate maltosyltransferase; this translates as MGITREDGRKVIPHGRRRVVIEAVKPEIDGGLSAIKRVVGERVEVEADIFSDGHDVVRASLLWRTAGESQWHEVPLTYVINDRWRGSFTVKELARHYYSIQAWVDHTGTWFEDIRKKQRAGQDIRVDLLAGARLLEEAAGRASGEDARTLGEHARFLRDHTDPERAVATALSEEARALAEKYPDKRWASLYDKELPVEVDRRKALVSAWYEFFPRSCPDTGHARFEDCEALLPEIARMGFDIIYLPPVHPIGKSKRKGKNNVPLAQSGDPGSPWAIGSEEGGHKDINPALGTLDDFRRFVEKTRQYGLEVAMDLAFQCSPDHPYVREHPEWFTWRPDGSVQHAENPPKKYEDIIPLNFESENWEALWEELRSVLLHWVGQGIRIFRVDNPHTKPFGFWRWLIEDVKKRYPETIFLSEAFTRPKVMYLLAKIGFTQSYTYFTWRNTRGEIVQYLTDLTRTEVREFLRPNFWTNTPDILPEILQYGGRSAFLMRLVLAATLSSSYGVYGPPFELTVSEAMPGKEEYLDSEKYMVKKWDWDAPGNIKDFIAQINRIRRDNPALQSTHNVSFHETDNEKLIFYMKVDEEMTNILLIVVNLDPYNAQSGRIRVPATELELRPENPYLVHDLISDEKYIWYGEWNFVRLDPRRSPAHIFRVLRRLRREADFDYFM